Genomic DNA from Helicobacter pylori NQ4053:
GCCGATTAAAAGGCTAGCAGATAAGATTTTAGAAAACCCTATTAAAATCCATATCGCCCCGTCTAATATCACTAACACCGACATCACCCAACGCTTTTATGTGATCAATGAGCATGAGAGGGCCGAAGCGATCATGCGCCTTTTAGACACCCAAGCGCCCAAAAAAAGCATTGTTTTCACGCGCACCAAAAAAGAGGCCGATGAATTGCACCAATTCCTTGCTTCTAAAAATTACAAAAGCACCGCCTTGCATGGGGATATGGATCAAAGGGATCGGCGCGCTTCTATCATGGCGTTTAAAAAAAATGACGCTGATGTGTTGGTAGCTACAGATGTGGCGAGCCGAGGGCTTGATATTAGCGGTGTAAGTCATGTGTTTAATTACCACTTGCCCCTAAACACTGAGAGCTATATCCATCGCATTGGCAGAACCGGGCGAGCGGGCAAAAAAGGCATGGCGATCACTTTAGTAACCCCCTTAGAATACAAAGAGCTTTTACGCATGCAAAAAGAAATTGATTCAGAGATTGAACTTTTTGAAATCCCCACCATTAACGAAAATCAGATCATCAAAACCTTGCATGACGCTAAAGTGTCTGAAGGGATCATCAGCCTTTATGAACAGCTTACCGAAATTTTTGAGCCGTCTCAATTGGTTTTAAAACTTTTGAGTTTGCAGTTTGAAACCAGCAAAATCGGCTTGAACCAGCAAGAAATTGATGCGATTCAAAACCCTAAAGAGAAAACGCCAAAACTCTCTAACAAAAAAACGCACCCGCATGAGCCAGCGCGTTCTTTCAAAAAGAGCCATTACAGAGAAAAAGGCTCTAAAACGAACCACCATTCTAAAAAACCCAAACGCCGTTAAAATATTTAAAAAGGAAATTCATGCCCATTGATTTGAACGAACATTTAAAAAAGAAAAATCCTCAAAGAGAAACCCCCACGCCTAATACGCCTAATAATGGGGGGCGTTTCATTCCGCCGTCTAATTCTTTTAATTCTAAAAAACTATCGGTTTTAATTGTCATTGTCCTTTTAGGCGTTATCGCTTTTTTAGCCAAGCCTTTTGAAGTGATTAGCTCAGGAGAAATTGGTATTAAAATCACCGCCGGGAAATACGAACCCACCCCCTTACAGCCAGGAATCCACTTTTTTGTGCCTATCATTCAAGACATTCTCATTGTGGATACAAGGATCAGAAATATCAATTTTTCACGCACCGAAGACATGGGCGTGGCGGGTAAAAACCAAGGGATTTTTAGAAACGACGCTATTAATGTGATGGATAGCAGGGGTTTGACCGTTTCTATTGAACTCACCGTGCAATACCGCTTAAACCCCCAAACCACCCCCCAAACGATCGCTACTTATGGCTTGTCTTGGGAGCAAAAAATCATCAACCCTGTGGTGCGCGATGTGGTGCGCTCTGTGGTGGGGCGCTATCCGGCTGAAGATTTACCCATTAAGCGCAATGAAATCGCTGCTCTTATCAATAGCGGTATCAATAAAGAAGTTTCTAAGCTCCCTAACACCCCTGTGGAATTAAGCTCTATCCAATTGAGAGAAATCGTCTTGCCCGCTAAGATCAAAGAGCAAATTGAAAAAGTCCAAATCGCGCGCCAAGAATCAGAAAGGGTGAAATATGAGGTGGAGCGCTCCAAACAAGAAGCTCAAAAACAAGCCGCTTTGGCTAAAGGGGAAGCGGACGCTAACAGGATTAAGGCTCAGGGCGTGGCGGATGCGATAGTGATTGAGGCTAAGGCAAAATCTCAAGCCAATTTAAGCATTTCGCAAAGTTTGAGCGACAAGCTTTTAAGACTGCGCCAAATTGAAGTTCAAGGCCAGTTTAATGAAGCGTTAAAAACGAACAACAACGCTCAAATCATGCTCACTCCAGGTGGGGCTGTGCCTAATATTTGGATTGACACTAAAAGTAAGGTTAAATCTAGTATTGCCGAGACTAAAGAGCCTTAAAAACGCATGGCATCTCTTGCCTTTATCCAAGCTTTTTTGGAGTCTTTTAAGGGATTTTTAAGCCAAGCGACTTTAATCAGCGTTTTAATAGCGAGCGTTTTAATCCTTTTTTGCGCAGTTTTGCTCCTTTTGGCTTTGCTTTTAAGAAACCGCATAGCTAGCTATATGGCAACAACAGCTTTTTTGGGCGCGTTTTTGAGCATGCCTTTTGTTTTGAATATTTTACTCACTCAAGCGATTTACCCCATAGAAACACGCATCTTACACGCTAACCCTTTAAGTTATAGCAACGCCTTTTCTTTGCAAGTGGGAGTCAAAAACCATTCCAAATTCAGTCTAAACAAATGCGTTTTACGCCTAGAAGTGCTTAAAAACCCTCACAATTTTGTAGAAGAGCATGCGTTTAAATGGTTTGTCAAAAAAAGCTATGAAAAAACCTTTAAAGAAAAGATTTTGCCTGAAGAATCCAAGGTCTTTTCATTCTTTATTGACAACTACCCTTATTTAAAAACAGCCCCTTATCAAGTTTCTTTGTTTTGTTTATAAAAAAGATAACATTCATTAAAAAAGCGATTAAAAACGCTTAAAGGCATGAATTTTAAAATAAAGCTTTAAAGCCTGGATTCCAACAAACGCTTGGTATAAGCATGCTTAGGGTTGTCAAACACTTCTTCAATAGTGCCTGTTTCCACGATTTTCCCCTCACTTATCACTAACACCTTATCGCAAAACGCTTTGATCACATCTAAATCATGGCTGATAA
This window encodes:
- a CDS encoding DEAD/DEAH box helicase; translated protein: MELNQPPLPTEIDDDAYHKPSFNDLGLKESVLKSVYEAGFTSPSPIQEKAIPAVLQGRDVIAQAQTGTGKTAAFALPIINNLKNNHTIEALVITPTRELAMQISDEIFKLGKHTRTKTVCVYGGQSVKKQCEFIKKNPQVMIATPGRLLDHLKNERIHKFVPKVVVLDESDEMLDMGFLDDIEEIFDYLPSEAQILLFSATMPEPIKRLADKILENPIKIHIAPSNITNTDITQRFYVINEHERAEAIMRLLDTQAPKKSIVFTRTKKEADELHQFLASKNYKSTALHGDMDQRDRRASIMAFKKNDADVLVATDVASRGLDISGVSHVFNYHLPLNTESYIHRIGRTGRAGKKGMAITLVTPLEYKELLRMQKEIDSEIELFEIPTINENQIIKTLHDAKVSEGIISLYEQLTEIFEPSQLVLKLLSLQFETSKIGLNQQEIDAIQNPKEKTPKLSNKKTHPHEPARSFKKSHYREKGSKTNHHSKKPKRR
- a CDS encoding prohibitin family protein — translated: MPIDLNEHLKKKNPQRETPTPNTPNNGGRFIPPSNSFNSKKLSVLIVIVLLGVIAFLAKPFEVISSGEIGIKITAGKYEPTPLQPGIHFFVPIIQDILIVDTRIRNINFSRTEDMGVAGKNQGIFRNDAINVMDSRGLTVSIELTVQYRLNPQTTPQTIATYGLSWEQKIINPVVRDVVRSVVGRYPAEDLPIKRNEIAALINSGINKEVSKLPNTPVELSSIQLREIVLPAKIKEQIEKVQIARQESERVKYEVERSKQEAQKQAALAKGEADANRIKAQGVADAIVIEAKAKSQANLSISQSLSDKLLRLRQIEVQGQFNEALKTNNNAQIMLTPGGAVPNIWIDTKSKVKSSIAETKEP
- a CDS encoding DUF2393 domain-containing protein, with the translated sequence MASLAFIQAFLESFKGFLSQATLISVLIASVLILFCAVLLLLALLLRNRIASYMATTAFLGAFLSMPFVLNILLTQAIYPIETRILHANPLSYSNAFSLQVGVKNHSKFSLNKCVLRLEVLKNPHNFVEEHAFKWFVKKSYEKTFKEKILPEESKVFSFFIDNYPYLKTAPYQVSLFCL